The Moorella glycerini genomic interval TGTGGCGGGTAGTAAAACATTACGTGGTGGCCGGCAGAGCCAAGGCCGACTTTAGTGGTGTAACCCGCATCGGTATCGATGAAACCTCCGCCCGGAAAGGACACGATTATATCACCCTGTTTGTGGATTTAGATAAGGGCGCATTACTGTTTGCCACCCCGGGCAGAGCTAAGGATACCATTGCCGCTTTTGTAGAAGATTTTATCCAGCATAACGGTAATCCAGAAGCCATTAAGGAAGTGTGCTGCGACCTTTCACCGGCATTTATTGCCGGCCTTAAGGAGCACCTTTCCCATGCCACCATAGTTTTAGACCGTTATCACCTCATGCAAATAGTCAATCAGGCCCTTGATGAAGTACGACGCCAGGAGAGCCGGGAGACAGACCTTTTAAAGAAGACCCGTTATCAATGGCTTAAGAACCCTGCCAATCTGACCAGTAAACAAAAAGCAAGCATAGAGGCCCTTAGCCGTTGCCATCTAAAAACCGGGCGAGCCTATCGCATCAAGCTGGCCTTCCAGGATCTTTTTAACCAGCCTGATCGGAAGAGTGGCGAAGCCCATCTCAAGCGGTGGTATTTCTGGGCGACCCATTGCCGCCTGCAACCGATGATTGAGGCTGCTAAAACGATTAAACGCCACTGGGAAGGAGTGCTAAGTTGGTTTAACAGCCGTATTTCTAACGGCCTCCTGGAGGGTACCAACAGTCTATTGCAAGCTGGAAAAGCAAAGGCTCGTGGCTATCGTAATAAGGCTAACTTTATTACCATCTCTTATCTTATTGCTGGTAACCTGGATTTTGGTTTACCCACTTGATGTAGCGAGGAGCCAATAAATTTAATGAAGGAGTGGAGTAGACATGTCTTTATCAACAGGCGAAATTTTATTTATTAAAAGTGTTAAAGACGGCATACCTAATCGCGATCCCTTAAATGATAGTGATGCCAGGCGTATTTTTGGTGAAGAAGATGGGCGGATTTCCCTTTCTGACGTTAGTATTAAAAGGGATGTCCGGGATTACATACTGGCCAAGTACCCTGATGGTGGCCCGGAAAAGCGTTATTTTGTCTGGTGTCGCGGGGAACGTACTCCTGATGGGAAGCTACTCGGACGTGATAAGCTGGCTGAGGCCATACTTGAACGTGCAGGCCGGCAGAAAGTAGCAAACAAAAGCGAGGCTTTGCTAGAATTAGCATTTGATATGCGAGTATTTGGAGCCGTTTTT includes:
- a CDS encoding ISL3 family transposase; the encoded protein is MPDQNALFAHALGLTPPWKVTEVIFSKQKGCLDIHVDFERGASFNCPVCGKPGAKAYDTEKQVWRHLDFFQYQAFIIARVPRVECKHGCGVRRVEVPWAQGEGGFTLLFEAQLMRLAKDMPMAAVARLLNEHDTRLWRVVKHYVVAGRAKADFSGVTRIGIDETSARKGHDYITLFVDLDKGALLFATPGRAKDTIAAFVEDFIQHNGNPEAIKEVCCDLSPAFIAGLKEHLSHATIVLDRYHLMQIVNQALDEVRRQESRETDLLKKTRYQWLKNPANLTSKQKASIEALSRCHLKTGRAYRIKLAFQDLFNQPDRKSGEAHLKRWYFWATHCRLQPMIEAAKTIKRHWEGVLSWFNSRISNGLLEGTNSLLQAGKAKARGYRNKANFITISYLIAGNLDFGLPT